In one Epinephelus moara isolate mb chromosome 6, YSFRI_EMoa_1.0, whole genome shotgun sequence genomic region, the following are encoded:
- the tnxba gene encoding tenascin gives MTHKISLLPGGCTGGCEAEMATLKGRVARLEREMSALKDKCPCSANCPNDCNGNGECEKGKCVCQQGFMGPDCSKCAQGAECARKAAKGKAKLTVETVTLQVNKDKENMQERTTRVEQTLFQRREQKKETDTKSKVATNARVGLVKTQTKQDSVKKITTKDSSSAAKTSRPNVGQVLLRHEGRKQEEARKGKTTVLTSKKVLQKPDLRLVKEGTAGKTNPKADQLKDEPQTNVTQSNVKKSNGTAKTVTILTKIVGTNKTRTGKENMEQSTLAEKRTKKVKVDTTNVQSVDNRNTEAGKTGKATQRSQYLVNTTIAATSGEGRSVQNKTTIHGSGSARRMGGTGLGSVRVVNTSSYSFTVTWSAPQGMFKNFTVIRREPRAEGDEDDLEEFEEETLEVEKFSTAKNATEVHVQVESTNTTAAFGRAAGSRGRAETKRISMVVPGSVRSVEFSNLRANTGYVLHVYGTTAEKRSKIHRVSAMTGPEPATEMVFSNVTESSLTVSWSKPKTTFSGIRVTYTNIITGESRFVTLESQQSYVVLSKLSAGSSYIITVTTTYGRAQSDALTSVITTVPAPPTHLQVVNVTDTRALLQWTPSLGKVDRFIISYESSKTPNVTVTVMLSGNSVEHQLRGLQRGTLYTVKVLSQKDSLQSMAISTTFTTANVAKANEVGARSAVITWRTSTVVYYSYRLIYQVVGEEAKEVILDQSITEYKLTGLLPMSRYYVLVQGERDGHYTSIVTTEFITGKLRFPYPTECSQELLNGALESGEVDIYPQGKEGGAVRVYCDMETDGGGWTVFQRRMNGKTDFYRTWSEYSAGFGNLSEDFWLGNELLHNLTSVGPVSLRVDMRSGNDTAYAHYANFSIDSEERHYTITVSGYTGTAGDSMRYHTGRPFSTRDKDPDPLGIHCARAYMGGWWYKNCYKTNLNGLFGINSNNQGIVWIDWKGKDSSIPFTEMKFRPSRFSPATHG, from the exons ATGACGCATAAGATCAGCTTGTTGCCTGGTGGCTGCACCGGGGGATGTGAGGCCGAGATGGCTACGCTGAAAGGTCGTGTGGCCCGACTGGAaagagagatgtctgccctcaaAGACAAAT GTCCATGTTCTGCAAACTGTCCAAATGACTGTAATGGCAATGGGGAATGTGAGAAGGGTAAATGTGTCTGCCAGCAGGGATTCATGGGTCCAGACTGCAGTAAGTGTGCACAAGGAGCTGAGTGTGCTAGAA AAGCTGCCAAAGGAAAGGCCAAGTTGACCGTGGAAACAGTGACCCTGCAGGTGAACAAAGACAAGGAAAACATGCAGGAGAGAACCACCAGAGTAGAGCAAACACTCTTCCAGAGGAGGGAGCAGAAGAAAGAGACTGACACTAAGTCTAAAGTGGCTACTAATGCTAGAGTGGGTCTTGTtaaaacccaaacaaaacaagattcTGTAAAGAAAATAACAACTAAAGACTCTTCAAGTGCCGCAAAGACCAGTCGCCCAAATGTGGGTCAAGTTCTGTTGAGACATGAGGGAAGGAAGCAGGAAGAGGCCCGCAAAGGCAAAACAACAGTCCTGACCTCTAAAAAGGTCCTCCAAAAACCTGACCTCAGACTTGTTAAGGAAGGAACTGCCGGTAAAACAAATCCTAAAGCTGACCAACTGAAAGACGAACCTCAAACCAATGTAACTCAGAGTAATGTGAAGAAATCTAACGGCACAGCTAAAACTGTGACCATTCTGACCAAGATTGTGGGAACGAACAAAACCAGAACAGGGAAGGAGAATATGGAGCAGTCCACACTGGCTGAGAAACGCACCAAGAAGGTCAAAGTAGACACTACAAATGTGCAGTCTGTtgacaacagaaacactgaagCTGGAAAAACTGGAAAGGCCACACAGAGGAGTCAGTACCTGGTTAATACAACCATTGCGGCAACATCAGGCGAGGGTCGAAGTGTGCAGAATAAAACAACCATCCATGGCTCTGGGAGTGCAAGGAGGATGGGAGGAACCGGATTAGGTTCTGTAAGGGTTGTAAACACCTCCTCCTACAGCTTCACTGTCACATGGTCAGCACCACAAGGGATGTTCAAGAACTTCACCGTGATCAGGAGAGAgccacgcgcagagggtgatgAAGACGACCTTGAGGAGTTTGAAGAGGAAACTCTTGAAGTCGAAAAGTTCTCCACAGCTAAGAACGCAACTGAAGTGCACGTACAGGTTGAGAGCACCAACACAACTGCCGCCTTCGGTAGAGCTGCTGGATCTAGAGGCAGAGCTGAAACAAAGAGGATCTCTATGGTGGTCCCTGGCAGCGTGCGCTCTGTGGAGTTCAGTAACCTCCGGGCAAACACAGGCTATGTTCTGCATGTGTATGGCACTACTGCTGAGAAGAGATCAAAGATTCATAGAGTATCTGCAATGACAG GCCCTGAGCCAGCCACAGAGATGGTTTTCAGCAATGTTACAGAGTCTTCTCTCACTGTTTCCTGGTCCAAACCAAAGACCACATTCTCAGGCATCAGGGTCACATACACCAACATCATCACAG GGGAGAGCCGCTTTGTGACCTTGGAGTCTCAGCAATCTTATGTGGTTCTGTCCAAACTGTCTGCTGGATCCTCCTACATTATCACTGTAACTACTACATACGGCAGAGCCCAGAGTGATGCTCTCACATCAGTCATCACCACAG TGCCCGCCCCTCCAACACATCTCCAAGTTGTCAATGTGACTGATACAAGAGCTTTGCTGCAATGGACACCGAGTCTGGGGAAAGTAGACCGCTTCATCATCAGCTATGAGTCCTCCAAGA CTCCtaatgtgacagtgacagtgatgcTGTCTGGAAACTCAGTGGAACACCAGTTGAGAGGCCTGCAGAGAGGCACACTGTACACAGTCAAAGTCCTGAGCCAGAAGGACAGTCTCCAGAGCATGGCCATCTCGACCACATTTACTACCGCTAATG tGGCTAAAGCCAACGAGGTGGGCGCTCGTTCTGCAGTGATCACATGGAGGACTTCCACTGTTGTCTATTACAGCTACAGACTGATCTACCAGGTGGTTGGAGAGGAGGCAAAG GAGGTGATCCTGGACCAATCAATCACAGAGTATAAGCTGACAGGACTGTTGCCAATGTCACGCTATTATGTTCTGGTACAAGGCGAGAGAGACGGACACTACACATCTATTGTTACCACAGAATTCATCACAG GCAAACTGCGTTTCCCCTACCCTACTGAGTGCTctcaggagctgctgaatggagcTCTGGAGTCAGGAGAAGTGGATATCTACCCGCAAGGAAAAGAGGGAGGAGCGGTCAGAGTCTACTGTGACATGGAGACTGATGGAGGCGGCTGGACG gtgttcCAGAGGAGAATGAATGGAAAGACAGATTTCTACAGAACTTGGAGTGAATATAGCGCCGGCTTCGGAAACCTCAGCGAAGACTTCTGGCTCG GAAATGAGCTTCTTCACAACCTGACCAGTGTCGGCCCTGTGAGTCTGAGAGTGGATATGCGATCTGGAAACGACACCGCTTACGCTCACTACGCCAACTTCTCCATTGATTCAGAGGAGAGGCACTATACTATCACAGTGTCTGGCTACACTGGAACTGCAG GCGACTCCATGAGGTACCATACTGGACGTCCATTCTCAACCCGAGACAAGGACCCTGATCCTCTGGGGATCCACTGTGCCAGGGCCTACATGGGAGGCTGGTGGTACAAGAACTGCTACAAGACCAACCTCAACGGTCTTTTCGGCATCAACAGTAATAACCAG GGAATAGTCTGGATAGACTGGAAAGGAAAAGACTCCTCCATTCCCTTCACCGAGATGAAGTTCAGACCATCcaggttctctcctgcaactcaTGGCTAA